Proteins encoded in a region of the Haloarcula sp. CBA1129 genome:
- a CDS encoding DUF5305 domain-containing protein gives MNNLLSVSVRSALNRWFVLVLLVALGLALAGGYVTYDSHVDGAETVVEQQTTGTWTVESEFEHGATVTRDTEVFSAGEELTNRSLYFTTASPELEGTYTVSHDNTDGNPAVTSTDLSLVIRAVEERNGNQVVHWETRDSLETIESVETEDGGATATTVNVDIPMILNRTEAIQNDLGAAPGQTEVLLVADTTVESSVDGETFTDTRTDRIEIVPGRSVYRVSTTTQDASSYEATEQVTRTIEPTRLELYGGPGLCALGLLSMAFLGTARWRGWLAVTDRERARNEFERARDDFDEWISTARIPDADDRTPVPTDSLVDLVDIAIDSDRRVLEDGERYAVLVDSEIYTYTAPPAVDPLASPATGDTDPVAEDTEQGTASLSSLLFSDSTESAGGTHPDESDTRDSNDR, from the coding sequence ATGAATAATCTACTTTCAGTGTCTGTCCGCTCCGCTCTCAACCGCTGGTTTGTACTCGTACTACTCGTTGCACTTGGATTAGCGCTCGCTGGCGGCTACGTCACGTACGACAGCCACGTCGACGGCGCGGAAACGGTCGTCGAACAGCAAACGACTGGGACGTGGACGGTGGAAAGCGAGTTCGAACACGGCGCGACAGTGACGCGTGACACAGAGGTGTTCAGCGCGGGCGAGGAACTCACCAACCGGTCGCTGTATTTCACGACGGCGTCGCCCGAGCTTGAGGGCACGTACACGGTCTCACACGACAACACCGACGGGAACCCGGCAGTCACCTCGACGGACCTGTCGCTGGTCATCCGTGCGGTCGAGGAGCGGAACGGGAATCAGGTGGTCCACTGGGAGACACGCGACTCGCTTGAGACGATTGAGAGCGTCGAAACCGAGGACGGCGGGGCGACCGCAACGACCGTCAATGTCGACATTCCGATGATTCTCAACCGCACAGAGGCGATACAGAACGACCTCGGGGCTGCCCCCGGACAGACCGAGGTGTTGCTCGTCGCCGACACGACCGTCGAGTCGTCGGTCGACGGGGAGACGTTCACCGACACCCGCACCGACCGCATCGAGATCGTGCCCGGCCGGAGTGTCTATCGCGTTAGCACGACGACGCAGGACGCGAGTTCCTACGAGGCGACCGAGCAGGTGACCCGGACTATCGAGCCGACACGGCTGGAACTGTACGGCGGGCCCGGACTCTGTGCGCTCGGACTGCTCTCCATGGCTTTCCTCGGGACGGCACGGTGGCGTGGCTGGCTTGCAGTCACCGACCGCGAGCGAGCGCGCAACGAGTTCGAGCGTGCGCGTGACGATTTCGACGAGTGGATCTCGACGGCACGGATCCCGGACGCCGACGACCGGACGCCCGTGCCGACGGACTCGCTGGTCGACCTCGTCGACATCGCTATCGACAGCGACAGGCGCGTCCTCGAAGACGGAGAGCGGTACGCCGTCCTCGTCGACAGCGAAATCTATACGTACACGGCTCCGCCAGCCGTCGACCCGCTTGCGTCACCGGCGACTGGCGACACAGACCCTGTCGCGGAAGACACAGAACAAGGGACAGCGTCGCTTTCCAGCCTGCTGTTCAGTGACTCGACCGAGAGCGCTGGTGGGACACATCCCGATGAAAGCGACACACGCGACTCGAACGACAGGTGA
- a CDS encoding LamG domain-containing protein produces the protein MSKEWTRRSALALMGSGAGLLTWGTGGFTDVTADRQVNIDTTADDSSSGPLVGVETKTSSGGPGETVSLIELTNNLGVNINDVSANVEIKDSNGNIVQPDTLFKGGPNNILDIPDTIATESTESIKATLDTLSSAPADSDNSTYDVTLDVSVATKNDNQKVTLERASTVTYDDPRLSYWDFATVRNPSPCDDNADDGTLTTDIWSGNNVYRERDFSGFVFCRRKFEFRRDYDYEPIKETDETRGSVLGFGGEYSSNTSVLTAGDSDQLDFTGGFSLSVWIYSTGQNNFARLFSKWDSGTEKGYQFFLTGSDNLGIETAKQTGKYITTDVSVASNQWSHVVWTHRSENDEVEDRVYLNGTERRRYKNELGDPIGSDEPLRIGNGIDDDDNLIFPFNGLMDEPKAYDTALTTEQVKSLYETSKDGDGGSIGG, from the coding sequence ATGAGCAAGGAGTGGACTCGCCGGAGTGCACTCGCGCTTATGGGTAGCGGCGCCGGGCTCCTTACGTGGGGGACTGGCGGGTTCACAGACGTGACTGCTGACCGTCAGGTAAACATCGACACGACGGCTGACGACAGTTCCAGTGGTCCCCTTGTCGGAGTTGAGACAAAAACTTCCAGCGGAGGACCCGGGGAGACAGTGTCACTGATCGAACTGACAAACAACTTGGGCGTAAATATCAACGACGTATCGGCGAATGTTGAGATTAAAGATAGTAATGGGAACATCGTTCAGCCCGACACGCTGTTCAAAGGAGGTCCCAACAATATTCTCGACATCCCAGATACGATCGCGACAGAATCTACCGAGAGTATCAAAGCAACCCTTGACACGCTCTCGTCAGCGCCTGCCGACTCTGACAACAGCACGTACGACGTCACTCTGGATGTCTCCGTTGCTACCAAAAACGACAATCAAAAAGTAACGCTCGAACGGGCATCTACCGTTACCTACGACGACCCGCGGCTTTCGTACTGGGACTTCGCTACGGTTCGAAACCCAAGTCCGTGTGACGATAACGCCGACGACGGAACTCTTACCACGGATATATGGAGTGGGAATAATGTTTACAGAGAGCGGGACTTCTCAGGGTTTGTTTTCTGCCGCCGGAAGTTCGAATTCCGCCGAGACTACGACTATGAACCTATCAAGGAAACAGATGAAACGCGTGGCTCAGTCCTCGGTTTTGGAGGCGAGTACAGCTCTAATACTAGTGTTCTCACTGCAGGCGACTCTGACCAACTGGACTTTACTGGTGGCTTCTCACTTTCGGTTTGGATATATTCAACAGGGCAGAATAACTTCGCACGACTGTTCAGTAAATGGGATTCTGGTACCGAAAAGGGGTACCAGTTCTTTCTCACAGGAAGCGATAACCTCGGGATAGAAACTGCGAAGCAGACTGGGAAATACATAACTACGGACGTCTCGGTGGCCTCAAATCAGTGGTCCCATGTTGTCTGGACCCACAGATCAGAAAATGACGAAGTGGAAGATAGAGTGTATCTCAATGGGACTGAAAGGAGAAGGTACAAGAACGAACTGGGTGATCCGATTGGATCCGATGAACCACTCCGGATCGGCAACGGGATCGACGATGATGACAACCTCATTTTTCCGTTCAATGGCCTCATGGACGAGCCAAAAGCCTACGACACTGCGCTCACCACCGAGCAGGTGAAAAGTCTCTACGAGACAAGTAAAGACGGCGATGGCGGTAGCATCGGTGGGTGA
- a CDS encoding transposase has protein sequence MSPATLQDDPSVESFFNVVETETLALFEHLSFEFLEGFDVFAPAKTGRTRDHEPPELMRGFLHCYYKDIYGIRPVERELRNTVVWLSCGFDRPPSRDAVDRFLTDLEHVVNEVFDRLVEQAARRGLLDLTYCIDSTDVRAMPTDPDASKCYDPTDDEYYYGYGCTIVSTGQKIPIAAEFTESKQAPEETAMRVTRDALAVEQPIWMVGDSAYDTLDWHDHLLTAGVVPVAPYNARNTDDPKDIEYRIEDRIEEHSEGVQLKQSILDETYNRRTGVERTNESVKDCGLGRTHARGRVHARSQVFLALCLRLVVAITNYERGDNPGSTIITV, from the coding sequence ATGAGTCCAGCGACCCTGCAAGATGATCCTTCGGTAGAGTCGTTCTTCAATGTCGTGGAGACGGAAACGTTAGCGTTGTTTGAGCACCTCTCCTTCGAGTTTCTCGAAGGGTTCGACGTGTTCGCCCCGGCAAAGACGGGGCGAACACGAGACCACGAACCACCAGAGCTGATGCGTGGCTTTCTCCACTGCTACTACAAGGACATTTACGGCATTCGTCCGGTTGAGCGGGAGCTTCGGAACACGGTTGTTTGGCTGAGCTGTGGCTTCGATCGACCGCCGTCGAGAGACGCGGTCGATCGCTTTCTCACCGACCTCGAACACGTCGTCAACGAGGTCTTTGACCGACTCGTCGAGCAGGCCGCCCGACGCGGCCTGCTCGACTTGACCTACTGTATCGATTCAACCGACGTGAGGGCGATGCCCACCGATCCAGACGCGTCGAAGTGCTACGATCCAACCGACGACGAGTACTACTACGGCTACGGTTGCACGATCGTCTCGACCGGGCAAAAGATCCCGATTGCAGCCGAGTTCACCGAGAGCAAACAAGCACCGGAAGAGACGGCGATGCGCGTCACACGTGACGCGCTCGCCGTTGAGCAACCAATCTGGATGGTTGGTGACAGCGCCTACGACACGCTCGACTGGCACGACCACCTGCTGACCGCAGGGGTCGTGCCAGTCGCTCCGTACAACGCGCGAAACACTGATGACCCGAAAGACATCGAGTACAGGATCGAAGACCGCATCGAGGAACACAGTGAGGGCGTCCAGCTGAAGCAATCAATCCTAGACGAGACGTACAACCGCCGTACTGGCGTCGAACGAACCAACGAATCAGTGAAGGACTGCGGCCTCGGGCGAACGCACGCCCGAGGCCGCGTCCACGCACGATCGCAGGTGTTTCTTGCTC